In Musa acuminata AAA Group cultivar baxijiao chromosome BXJ2-8, Cavendish_Baxijiao_AAA, whole genome shotgun sequence, one genomic interval encodes:
- the LOC103995027 gene encoding amine oxidase [copper-containing] gamma 2: MESTSFIRFLFLILAAVVLLLFTRSWIHLPSPAADELDLLDCNRFSSWCTSKNRIQTKQTTPSSSSSTTRSASSSSAAVRDHSDDVPRHPLDPLTLREISAARSILLSQSPFSSSPSSVIFHTLTLSEPDKSSVEAWSKGSPLPARRASVVARFQGESYALTVDLASGALTTLPIPASGFPTMTIEDMSSSTWAPLSDAAFNSTVLARGVRLSDVACLPISPGWYGEKEEGRRLIKVQCYSAEGTANFYMRPIEGLTVLLDMDTKEVVSISEQGRGIPIPKSAGTDYRYEAVAGFNDDPPRLGLKPISIEQPAGPSFEVEEGGHMVRWAGWEFHLKADARAGVVVSRVRARDPDTGEWRGVMHKGFVSELFVPYMDPTDAWYFKTYMDAGEYGFGLQAMPLVPLNDCPRNAHYMDGVFAAADGRPYVRENMVCIFERYAGDIAWRHSESPITGMDIREARPKVTLMARMAASVANYDYIIDWEFQTDGLIRVKVGLSGILMVKGTPFSHLNQFPQNEDMYGTILSENVIGVIHDHYITFHLDLDVDGANNSFVKVKMAREDANPGESPRTSYIKATREVAKTEKDAQIKMKLYEPSEFHVINPSKTTRVGNPVGYKVVPAATAASLLDHDDPPQRRGAFTNNQIWVTPYNESEEWAGGLFVYQSKGEDTLAVWSERDRAIENRDIVLWYTLGFHHIPCQEDYPIMPTVSASFDLKPVNFFESNPILSAPPNFEKDLPVCVAAAASA, encoded by the exons ATGGAGTCCACTTCCTTCATccgcttcctcttcctcatcctcgCCGCCGTCGTCCTCCTACTGTTCACCCGCTCATGGATCCATCTCCCCTCCCCCGCCGCCGATGAGCTTGATTTACTTGATTGCAACCGCTTCTCCTCTTGGTGCACCTCCAAGAATCGCATCCAAACCAAGCAGACCAcaccttcctcttcctcatccACAACTcggtccgcctcctcctcctctgccgctGTTCGTGACCACTCCGACGACGTCCCGCGCCACCCCCTCGACCCGCTGACGTTGCGAGAAATCTCCGCCGCCCGGTCCATCCTCCTTTCCCagtctcccttctcctcctcgccaTCCTCCGTCATCTTTCACACCCTCACCCTCTCGGAGCCCGATAAGTCCTCCGTCGAGGCATGGTCGAAAGGTTCTCCTCTCCCTGCTCGCCGCGCCTCGGTAGTGGCGCGCTTCCAGGGCGAGTCCTACGCGCTTACAGTCGACCTCGCCTCCGGCGCCCTGACCACCCTCCCCATCCCGGCCTCCGGGTTCCCCACCATGACCATCGAGGACATGTCGTCCTCGACGTGGGCGCCGCTGTCGGACGCGGCGTTCAACAGCACCGTCCTCGCCAGAGGCGTGCGCCTCTCGGACGTGGCCTGCCTCCCCATCTCTCCCGGCTGGTACGGCGAGAAGGAGGAAGGCCGGCGGCTGATCAAGGTGCAGTGCTACTCGGCGGAGGGCACGGCCAACTTCTACATGCGGCCTATCGAGGGCCTAACCGTCCTCCTAGACATGGATACCAAGGAGGTGGTGAGCATCTCCGAACAGGGGCGGGGCATCCCCATCCCCAAGTCGGCCGGCACCGACTACCGGTACGAGGCGGTGGCGGGATTTAACGATGACCCGCCGCGGCTGGGGCTGAAGCCGATATCGATCGAGCAGCCGGCGGGGCCAAGCTTCGAGGTGGAGGAGGGGGGGCACATGGTGCGGTGGGCCGGGTGGGAGTTCCACCTCAAGGCGGACGCGCGGGCCGGGGTGGTGGTGTCGCGAGTTCGGGCGAGGGACCCGGACACCGGAGAGTGGCGGGGCGTCATGCACAAGGGCTTCGTGTCGGAGCTCTTCGTGCCGTACATGGACCCGACTGACGCCTGGTACTTCAAGACCTACATGGACGCCGGCGAGTACGGGTTCGGCCTGCAGGCGATGCCGCTCGTGCCGCTCAACGACTGCCCCCGGAACGCGCACTACATGGATGGCGTGTTCGCCGCCGCCGACGGCCGGCCCTACGTCAGGGAGAACATGGTATGCATCTTCGAGCGGTATGCGGGCGACATCGCGTGGCGCCACTCCGAGAGTCCGATCACTGGCATGGAT ATACGGGAGGCGAGGCCGAAGGTGACGCTCATGGCGAGGATGGCAGCGTCAGTGGCGAACTACGACTACATCATCGACTGGGAGTTCCAAACAGATGGGCTGATCCGTGTCAAG GTTGGGCTCAGCGGCATTCTCATGGTGAAAGGAACCCCGTTCTCGCACCTGAACCAATTCCCGCAGAACGAGGACATGTACGGCACCATCCTGTCGGAGAACGTGATCGGCGTCATCCACGACCACTACATCACCTTCCACCTCGACCTGGACGTCGACGGCGCCAACAACTCCTTCGTCAAGGTCAAGATGGCGAGAGAGGACGCCAACCCCGGGGAGTCGCCGAGGACGAGCTACATCAAGGCCACTAGGGAGGTCGCCAAGACCGAAAAGGACGCGCAGATCAAGATGAAGCTGTACGAGCCATCGGAGTTCCATGTGATCAATCCGTCCAAGACCACGAGGGTCGGCAACCCGGTCGGCTATAAGGTGGTGCCCGCTGCCACGGCGGCCAGCCTGCTCGACCACGACGATCCCCCGCAGCGAAGAGGCGCATTCACCAACAACCAG ATATGGGTGACACCGTACAACGAGAGCGAGGAATGGGCGGGCGGGCTGTTCGTGTACCAGAGCAAAGGGGAGGACACACTGGCTGTTTGGTCTGAGAG GGACAGGGCCATCGAGAACAGGGACATCGTGCTGTGGTACACGTTGGGATTCCACCACATCCCTTGCCAGGAAGATTACCCGATCATGCCGACCGTGTCCGCCAGCTTCGACCTCAAGCCGGTGAACTTCTTCGAGAGCAATCCGATCCTGAGCGCGCCGCCAAACTTCGAGAAGGACCTCCCCGTGTGCGTGGCCGCAGCAGCATCCGCCTGA